The Melopsittacus undulatus isolate bMelUnd1 unplaced genomic scaffold, bMelUnd1.mat.Z mat_scaffold_151_arrow_ctg1, whole genome shotgun sequence genome includes the window CCTCAgtcccccccatcacccccagcaccTCTGACACCCCCCAATTGTACCCACACTCACCCCTCAGtaccccccagctcccccagtACCCCCATCACTTCCTGGTACCCCCAGTCCCGCCCACACCCAAACTATCCCTCAGTCTCCCCCATCAGTCCccaccatccccaacaccccTCAGGCACTCCCAGTAccctccatcaccccatacCCTGAGGTACCCCCATCCCCTGTGGTACCTCCTGTCCCCCTGTGCAGGGCTTGGACTCGCTGGTGCTGCAGAGTGTGATGTTCGCGGTGCTGGCAGAGCGGGCGCTGGGGCCGCGGCTCTTGGGGGTGTTCCCAGAGGGGCGTCTGGAGCAGTACATCCCGGTAGGGACGGGGGGAGCCTCCCCCCTgccgacccccccccccggtcaCCCCAAGGCTCCAaccccccccaccacccccaGAGCCGGCGCCTGCGCACCGAGGACCTGCGGGATCCCAACATCTCCGGGGAGATCGCGGTGAAGATGTCCCGGTTCCATGGCATGGTGATGCCCTTCAACAAGGAGCCCAAGTGGCTCTTCGGGACCATGGAGCGGTGAGGGCGGCTCCTGGACACCTGGAATCCGGTGGGATCCAGGGACACGGGATGTGGTGGGAGGCAGCACCCAGGGGTGTCCATCCAACCACCGCACTCATCTCCCACCTGCAGGTACCTGAGGCAGATCTCGGAGCTCAGCTTCccccaggcagagcagctgaggAAGCTGAAGCAGCTCAGGATGTACAACCTGGAGGCAGAGATGAGGAGCCTCCGGTGAGCAGCACTGCACTGATCCTGTCTCCTTGCTGAGCTCCTCACAGGAGCCATGGGGGACTCGGCTGCTCTGCACCTGGTCTGTTCATCCCATGTCCTTGGTGGATGTCACCATGGGACAGCTCTTGGAAGGGTCCCCACATCCCTGGGGCAGGGTCTCTGCCATGGTAGATATgaggcagaagcagctgctccatgggaaggggtccctgccatggcaggggttggagctggaggagctttgaggtcccttcaacacaaaccatcccATGGTTCTGTGCTCCTGAAGCCTGGATCCCAGCTGTGTCCATAGCTCTGTCCACCCACATGCGGCAGTGGCACTGGTGACCCCCATGTCCTTGTGGCTGTCTGAGGTGTCCCATTCCCATCCACAGGGATCTGCTGGAGTCCACCCCTTCACCCGTGGTCTTCTGCCACAATGACGTGCAGGAGGGTGAGTGGCTGTggctcccccagctccagcatTCCTGGTGGGACACCCCcagacccccatgtccccacagGGAatgtcctgctgctggctgggcgTGAGGCCTCCTCCTCCGACAAGCTGATGCTCATTGACTTCGAGTACAGCAGCTACAACTACCGGTGTGTTGGGGCTCCCATGTCCTCGGTGTTCCCAGTCTGCTGGGCTGGGACTGGGACTCAGCTCATCTGGACTCTCCCACAGGGGCTTCGACATCGGGAACCACTTCTGTGAGTGGACCTATGACTACACACACCATTCGTGGCCCTTCTTCAAGGCTACCCCGGAGAACTACCCCAGCCGGGAGCAGCAGGTAGAGCTGGGGGGCACCGGCTGCATCCCAGAGCAATGGAGTGAGCCAATGGGATGGGGTTCAGTGAGGGAGACTGCACCTGGGTCACACCAACCCCTGCAGTGCTCCAGGactggggaagagcagctggaaagggcaatggagctggagcagggcctggagcacaagagatggggaagggctgagggagctgtggggttcagatggagaagagaaggctcaggggggacctgatggctcctccaagtgcctgcaggaggatggagccaggaggggctgggctctgctcccaaggaacaagggatgggacaagaggaaccggcctcaagctgcaccagggcaggtttagatggagctgaggaacaattcctgccccagagggtgctcaggcattggaacaggctgcccagggcagggctgcaggcaccggccctgcaagggttcacaccatggagatgaggcctcagtgccatggcgcaggggtggccttggcagtgctggggttggactggatgagcatgaaggtgttttccaacccaTCTGATCCCATGATCTGTGCTTTCCTCATTCAATGCCCCCACACTTCCATCCCACAGCTGCACTTCATCCGTCACTACCTCTCGGAGGCCCCAGGCTACCGCAGGGATGCAGCACCTGAGGAGCAGGCATGCATTGAGCAGGAGATGCTCACCGAGATCCAGCGGTGCGTGAGGGCACAGGACCCCCCATCAGCCCCAACCCTGCCCCCTGCTCcgtggggtgtgtggggcaggacTGCTCcgtggggtgtgtggggcaggacTGCTCcgtggggtgtgtggggcaggggtgaCGCTGCTCTCCTGCAGGTTCGTTTTGGCCTCTCACTTCTTCTGGGGGCTCTGGTCCATCCTGCAGGCCAAGATCTCCACCATCGAGTTCGGGTACCTGGtgagcactgccctgggctccCCCCCAGTGTGGGGTGTCGGGGTGGGGGGCAGAGCTCTGACCCCCTCCTGTCCCCCCAGGACTATGCTCAGAGCCGCTTCGAGGCCTATTTCCAGCACAAGGCTCAGTGCTGAACACCCACGACGTGCCCCCCAGAGACCCCAACGTGCAGCCTGTTTCCCTCTGCCATGGCCCTCCCCACACCtctggggctggtgcaggggctgcagtgggaccaggggctgctccttcccctccctctgaCAGCAGAATGTGACTTGGACCAATAAACAcggtggtgatggtggtgacaGTGGTGATGATGGCAGTGGTGGTGACAGTGGTGATGGATGTGATGGTGGGGGTGGGGATCAGTGCCTGCTCACcctgtgtggctgctgctctgccccccagcagcactgacCCCTTCTCCCTTGACCCCATTGCTGGGGGCTGTGGCTGGGGCCATGCAGTAGCACTGGGCTGGAGGGGACAGTAATGGGCACAGCACCAGGACCTGCCCCATGGGCTCTCTGGACCTGGTGAGGGGGACCCTGAGGTGCCTCTGCAACCCCCAAAGGGAGCAGGGAccaccccagcaccctgcccatccctgcctgctcttgcctaccctgcccatccctgcctgctccttgcAGCAGGGCCATGCGGTCACAGAGCTCCAGcacctcttccccttccccaccagcagcaacGGGGGGTCATGGCTTCACCCTCCCCGTGGCCTCTGGGCCCTTGACACATGTGGGGCAGCACTGGGGGTCAGAGCGtgcttgtgtgtgcagcagGTGATGGGACACACACATGTGCGTGTGCATGTACCCAGCATGACTGAGGGAGGCAGTGTGCGGGTCCCTGCTTGAGGATGGGGGTCCTCCAGGATATGGGTCCCCCCCCGGGTAATGTGGGTTTGCCCCCGGTGGTTCTCCATCTTTGGGATACTGGTTCCCCCCCCAGTGTCAGTGTCTCTGTCCTGGGGTCTCGGTCCCTGCAGGTGTGGATCCCCCCTCGGTGCGGGTGTCTCCCAAGGGGTATCCGGTGTCTCCGCTGTCCCTGCCGGTTCCTGACCGGTGCTGCGGATCCCCCTCGGCCCGTGCGGGTCCCCCCGTGCGCGCTCCCGGGGCGGTGCCGCTGCCGCCGGTGTCCGGTTACCCGGAGCCAGCCGGGGCTGTCGGGGTCCCGCAGCAGGTACCGGGCACGGGGGGTGCCCCGGGGGGGACACGGACACGGGCACGGACCGGGGGGGGACCCGAACCCGACgtgtgcggggggagaggggcCACACTGCCCCCGGGTCCGGTGACCTTGGGGGGGCGGAGGGGGGGCTCGGGACCGCCGCGGTGCGGGGACCGTGGGGGCAGCGCCAGGCAGGGTCACCCTGTACCGGTCCGGGCAGTgtagtgctgtgctgtgcagtgtggtGCTGTGTAGTgcggtgctgtgctgtgctgggcagtgcagtgctgtgctgtgcagtgttgtgcagtcctgtgctgtgctgtgcagtgcagtgctgtgctgtgcagtgctgtgctgtgcagtgttgtgctgtgcagtgttgtGCTGTgtagtgctgtgctgtgcagtgccgtgcagtgctgtgcagtgccGTGCTGTGCAGTGCCATGCCACACTGTCCTGCACTGTCCTGCGCTGTCTGCACTGTCCTGCAGTGCaggatgatatggtttagtgtgaggtgtccctgcccatggcaggggggttggaactggatgatcttgaggtcctttccaaccctgactgttctatgattctatgattgcacGCAGCAGGTTGCAGTGCTGAGCCATGCAGTGTAGCCAGGGTAGTGCCGCTCAGTGCACTGCACTTGAGGGCAGGGTGATCTGGTTCAGTGCAGTGTAACACAGTGGGGTGCAGAGCAGTAGTGGTTACCAGTTAACAGGTAGTAGCTCTGTGCAGTGCAATGCACGCCGTGCAGTGTGGCTGTGCAGCGTGGTGCAGCTGTGCAGTGTGGTTCAGTGCAGTGTGGTTCAGTGCAGGCTGCTGTAGCTGCTCAGTGGAGTCCATGCAGCGCAAGCAGCGCAGTACAGTGTAACCATGCAGTGCAGTGGCCCCCCGGCTTCATGGTCCCCTACAGGGGACAATGTGTGCCATGTGCTGTGTGCCACATCCCAGTGCAGGGGACAGTTGTGTGCAGGGGACCCCCCGATGCAGGGGACAGTGTGTGCCATGTACCATGTGCTGTGTGAGGCTGCTGACACTGGGGCTGCCGCTGCCTTGTCCTTGGCTGTGGGCAGGgcccaggcagctgcctgcaagtGAGGGGTgttggggggtgtgtgtgtccctgtgCGTATCACTGTGCCTGTGTccctgtatgtgtgtgtgtgtccctgtgtGTGTCCATGTTCCTCCCTGCCCATGTGTATGTGCCGCAGTCGCTGCTGCCTCTGACCCTTCCCTCAGTGGGCCCTTGGCCAAGGCCGTGTGACCACAGCACCGGCACCAGAGCCAACCATGGCCTGTGCCGGGGGGGACCCGGGGGTGTCCCATGTGGGGCCTGTGGGGGGGGGGACCCGGGGGTGTCCCATGTGGGGCCTGCGCCGGGGGGGGAcctgggggtgtccccatgtgGGGCCGGGCTCATGGTCTGGGGTGGGAGAGTGTGGGACTATGCCCATAGGGCTGCAGTGTGTTGGGGGGGGATGTCTGGGactgggatgtgtggggtgggATCACAAGTGAGGCTATGCCCATGGGGTtgggatgtgtggggtgggACCGTTAGAGCCATCCCCAAGTGAGGCTGTgcccatggggctggggtgtgtTGGGTGGGCTGTGTGCAGACCcacatgtgtgtgtctgtgtgtgcatcccGGTGCCCACGGTGCTCTTTGCTGCAGGCACCATGGCGGAAGCCCACCAGGCGGTCGCGTTCCAGTTCACCGTCACACCGGAGGGTGTTGACCTGCGGCTGAGCCATGAGGCTGTGCGCCAGCTGTGCCTCGCTGCTGCACACGCGTGGAAGAAGCGCCTGGTGCAGGCCAAGGTGTGCACCCAACACCCCCATCACCTGTTGTCACCCCAACAGTCACCGTCACCCCATCACCCCGTCACCCTCATTGTCACCCTCATTGTCACCCCATCACCCTCATTGTCACCCCGTCACCCTCATTGTCACCCTCATTGTCACCCTCATTGTCACCCTCATTGTCACTCCATCACCCCCCTCACCCTCATTgtcaccccatcaccccctcaCCCTCATTGTCACCCCATCACCCCGTCACCCTCATTGTCACCCCATCACCCCGTCACCCTCATTGTCACTCCATCACTGTGACACCCCTGATGCCCTGTCACCTCAACACCCTGTCACcccatcatcctgacaccccatccccatcatcccatcaccattaccccatcacccccattgtcACCCCACTGTCACCCCGCTCACTGCTGTCCTCTGCCCACAGAACACCTTCCTCAGTGGGGTGTACCCGGCCTCCCCATCCAGCTGGGCGCTCGTGGTCATGGCCACTGCTGGCTCCGTCTACTGCCAGGTTGACCCTTCCCGGGGGCTCATCACCCGCATCCAGCACTACCTGCCCCAGAGGTGACactgggacatggggacacGGGGGCATGGGGTAACACAGGGGGAACATGAGGACATGGGGGATACCAGGGACAAGGGGGATATGGGCACACAAGGACATAGGGGACATAGAGAGCCATGGGATGAGGCCACCACCTCCATGTCACagtgctgcagcccatggtgcagcccaCCCCCATGTCCCAGCACATGGGCACAATGGACCCACGTGTGTGTCTCCAACACCCTACACGGTCACAGGGGCTATGACATTGCCCTGGGAGCCAACCCCATACATCCCACCCCCATAAcaccctgcagctcagccccacatggGTGCACTCAGCATCCCCcctcccagctcagccccacatggGTCC containing:
- the LOC115946959 gene encoding choline/ethanolamine kinase-like — its product is MAAGREVPVRDGAVPEPSSAAGPVPVPVPGSGAGAGDGAGSVPAATRLRAFAWCREFLAGSWKLIAPDEFGIEPVSGGLSNLLYKCWLPERVLSVGDEPRQVLLRVYGAILQGLDSLVLQSVMFAVLAERALGPRLLGVFPEGRLEQYIPSRRLRTEDLRDPNISGEIAVKMSRFHGMVMPFNKEPKWLFGTMERYLRQISELSFPQAEQLRKLKQLRMYNLEAEMRSLRDLLESTPSPVVFCHNDVQEGNVLLLAGREASSSDKLMLIDFEYSSYNYRGFDIGNHFCEWTYDYTHHSWPFFKATPENYPSREQQLHFIRHYLSEAPGYRRDAAPEEQACIEQEMLTEIQRFVLASHFFWGLWSILQAKISTIEFGYLDYAQSRFEAYFQHKAQC